The window CACACATTTTGTAGCATTGAACCCCGCTTTTCATTGACAGAATAAAATGAGGCATACAGATATGATCGTTGGTTCCACTAGACTTGTCTAATTTTTTCcaatctcatatttttttttttccagataggtGAAAACTTGCTCAGTGTGCCTTCCACAGTTGCCACGGCAACTAGCCTATCACACACAGCTCACCTTTTCATTCACTCCGTCGCTATTGTCTTTAGAAGCCTCTTCAGAATGCTGCTTTCCTAGAGCAACCATTGAGCAGTCATTATCTGTTGTCTTGGCATcttgctttgaattctttttttgtcCCATTTGAAGTTGGCTAGACTTGTAGGCCAAAGCCGGTATTGTGTTCACTAAAATTAACTgcaatggttttttgttttccttgtacTGACACTGAATATACCGTGAAAAGGCTGACCTATAGGTCTTGTTGAACAGTGTGTAGACTAGTGGGTTGACTGCTGAAGAGAGATAACCGATCCAAACAAACACATTGAGCAGGGCCCCAATGACATCCTCATTGCAGGACTCTTTGCAGATGACGGCCATGATGTTTGTGATGAAGAAAGGGCACCACATCACCACAAACAGGAAGAAGACGATGCCCAGCACCTTGCATGCCTTTTGCTCATTGCTGATGGACTGCATAGTCCTCCTGCCTGTGTAGGACCCTGGCTCCCTATGGATCGACCGCTGGAAGAGCTTTTCTGAAGACAAAGAACTCTGAGGGAGGAAGCTGAAAGAAGCTAATTTGGCCCGTGTGCCAAGATCACTTACACACAAAGTAGCTTCTTTCTGGAGTGACTTGATAGTTAGAAAGTAGGTGATCACCATGATGGTTAAGGGAATGAAAAATGACACAAAAGAGCCGATCAGGACAAAGTTATCATCGGCGAGTAAGCAACTCCCCTCCTTAAAGACCTTCGAATCGTCCTGTAGCCCAAAGACTGGTATTGGCATGGATATACCTGGAGttgaacagaaaatgaaacatgaTTATTAAGGAATTAAGTATATGAAGGCAAGAGCATCATCACATAATATTGGCTATTGAAAAGATTTTATATCATCGTTTAAAAGCTTAACATACTTTGAGAATTTAAAATTCCTTTGGACTTACATATGTGTTTTGTAAGTATATATTATGTAGTTACTTGTATGTTATATTGCCCTATATAGCTAACCCTTATAAAGAAGTATAATAAatctagctttattttttatgccacatttttctgattataatatTATACTTATTAAttgaagaaacacacagagaggcaaataaactaaaaattgtCCAATAACGTCACCATCTAGAGATAGCCACAATTAACAACTGAtgctgttcattttatttatttatatatttatttatttttgtctatgaAAATCTAGAAtatagatttgtttctttttttgatgctGTTCATTTTAGATACATTCACACACTTACCATGtgcacacattttaaaacagaattgaGGTTCTTTTTCACAAatagttctgtatcttttttaaaaaatctaataatatgtCACAAGCATggcttatatataaaaataactataaaattttaaatatagtttattttctctctagaaAATTTGGGAGGTACAAAAATGTaacaatgaataaagaaaaataatatgtattctcACCAGTCAGGGGCAACCATAATTTACATTTGCATCATTTCTTCTTCCACTTACATGTACATATAAAAGCAAATGTGTATATGCAGTACTTTACATGCAGTACTTTGTACCTTATATGTTTTAGATCTTCCTATTCCATTTAACATTATAAATCATGATAAttgcacataaaatatttttgagaaatacaattttctaatattaatttaaaataaccaattttaattctttttaaaaaagcttttattatgggacatttttaacatacacacaactaacaaaccaaaaaccaaacccaGTACAGTGAACTCGTCACCCAGCTTCAAAGATTATCAGCTCAAGCCCAATCTTGTTTCATCCATATGTCCTCTGGCTGCCATCCCTCCCATGTTATTATGAAGCAAATCCTAGACATCATGTCATtcaatctgaaaatattta of the Homo sapiens chromosome 13, GRCh38.p14 Primary Assembly genome contains:
- the HTR2A gene encoding 5-hydroxytryptamine receptor 2A isoform 1 (isoform 1 is encoded by transcript variant 1), with the protein product MDILCEENTSLSSTTNSLMQLNDDTRLYSNDFNSGEANTSDAFNWTVDSENRTNLSCEGCLSPSCLSLLHLQEKNWSALLTAVVIILTIAGNILVIMAVSLEKKLQNATNYFLMSLAIADMLLGFLVMPVSMLTILYGYRWPLPSKLCAVWIYLDVLFSTASIMHLCAISLDRYVAIQNPIHHSRFNSRTKAFLKIIAVWTISVGISMPIPVFGLQDDSKVFKEGSCLLADDNFVLIGSFVSFFIPLTIMVITYFLTIKSLQKEATLCVSDLGTRAKLASFSFLPQSSLSSEKLFQRSIHREPGSYTGRRTMQSISNEQKACKVLGIVFFLFVVMWCPFFITNIMAVICKESCNEDVIGALLNVFVWIGYLSSAVNPLVYTLFNKTYRSAFSRYIQCQYKENKKPLQLILVNTIPALAYKSSQLQMGQKKNSKQDAKTTDNDCSMVALGKQHSEEASKDNSDGVNEKVSCV
- the HTR2A gene encoding 5-hydroxytryptamine receptor 2A isoform 2 precursor (isoform 2 precursor is encoded by transcript variant 2), with the translated sequence MHLCAISLDRYVAIQNPIHHSRFNSRTKAFLKIIAVWTISVGISMPIPVFGLQDDSKVFKEGSCLLADDNFVLIGSFVSFFIPLTIMVITYFLTIKSLQKEATLCVSDLGTRAKLASFSFLPQSSLSSEKLFQRSIHREPGSYTGRRTMQSISNEQKACKVLGIVFFLFVVMWCPFFITNIMAVICKESCNEDVIGALLNVFVWIGYLSSAVNPLVYTLFNKTYRSAFSRYIQCQYKENKKPLQLILVNTIPALAYKSSQLQMGQKKNSKQDAKTTDNDCSMVALGKQHSEEASKDNSDGVNEKVSCV